One Caulobacter segnis genomic window carries:
- a CDS encoding superoxide dismutase, giving the protein MTYTLPDLPYAYEALEPTISANTLRFHHDKHHAAYVTALNGLLNGDDKGSLENVIKTAGPGKVFNNAAQAWNHAFFWDGLSPAKTAPGADLAAAIDSTFGGLEALKEKFVAEGIGHFGSGWVWLVSDASGALKVISTHDAESPVTQGLTALAVADVWEHAYYLDYQNLRKGFLEAVFDNVLNWTLADSQYAAAKSGAQGWAYPAPV; this is encoded by the coding sequence ATGACGTACACGCTGCCGGATCTGCCCTACGCCTATGAGGCGCTGGAACCGACGATCTCCGCCAACACGCTGCGCTTCCACCACGACAAGCACCACGCTGCGTATGTCACGGCCCTGAACGGCCTGCTGAATGGCGACGACAAGGGCTCGCTGGAAAACGTCATCAAGACCGCCGGCCCGGGCAAGGTGTTCAACAACGCCGCCCAGGCCTGGAACCACGCCTTCTTCTGGGACGGCCTCTCGCCCGCCAAGACCGCGCCGGGCGCCGATCTGGCCGCGGCGATCGACTCCACCTTCGGCGGCCTGGAGGCCCTGAAGGAGAAGTTCGTCGCCGAGGGCATCGGCCACTTCGGCTCGGGCTGGGTGTGGCTGGTCTCGGACGCCTCGGGCGCCCTGAAGGTCATCTCGACCCACGACGCCGAGAGCCCGGTCACCCAGGGCCTGACCGCCCTGGCGGTCGCCGACGTGTGGGAACACGCCTACTACCTGGACTACCAGAACCTGCGTAAGGGCTTCCTGGAAGCCGTGTTCGACAACGTGCTGAACTGGACCCTGGCCGACAGCCAGTACGCCGCGGCCAAGTCGGGCGCTCAAGGCTGGGCCTATCCGGCCCCGGTCTAA
- a CDS encoding DUF1328 domain-containing protein, translating to MLNWAVTFLVIALIAALLGFTSIAGASIGIAKILFFIFLILFVVSLAGNAFRGGRGAPR from the coding sequence ATGCTGAACTGGGCCGTGACCTTCCTGGTGATCGCCCTGATCGCCGCCCTGCTGGGCTTCACCAGCATCGCGGGCGCGTCGATCGGGATCGCCAAGATCCTGTTCTTCATCTTCCTGATCCTGTTCGTGGTGTCGCTGGCCGGCAACGCCTTCCGAGGCGGGCGCGGCGCTCCACGCTAG
- a CDS encoding OmpA family protein: MKTTTKFIALSGAVLALAGCAETQGPWRTLRKPVAAAPPTCGDFQSSVYFEQDSAALTREARMVLSGAQAQARGCLVKSVRVIGLADAVGTSDANLALSRRRAETVTSALAKVGFGKVDIDAAAVGDAGAVAASGATAPLRRRADILFDLETR; the protein is encoded by the coding sequence ATGAAGACGACGACCAAGTTCATCGCCTTGAGCGGCGCGGTCCTGGCCCTGGCCGGCTGCGCCGAGACGCAAGGACCCTGGCGCACGCTACGCAAGCCCGTGGCGGCCGCGCCGCCGACCTGCGGCGACTTCCAGTCGTCGGTCTATTTCGAACAGGACAGCGCCGCCCTGACCCGCGAGGCGCGGATGGTGCTGTCGGGCGCCCAGGCCCAGGCGCGCGGATGCCTGGTAAAGTCGGTGCGGGTGATCGGCCTGGCCGACGCGGTCGGGACGTCCGACGCCAACCTGGCGCTTTCCAGGCGTCGCGCCGAGACCGTGACCTCGGCCCTGGCCAAGGTCGGGTTCGGCAAGGTCGACATCGACGCGGCCGCCGTGGGCGACGCCGGGGCGGTGGCCGCCTCGGGCGCGACCGCGCCGCTGCGCCGCCGGGCCGACATCCTGTTCGACCTGGAAACGCGCTGA
- a CDS encoding M1 family aminopeptidase — protein sequence MFRKIAGFELRYQLKSPVFWVVATIFFLLTFGAATIDQIRIGGGGNIHKNAPFAIAQTHLILSIFYMFVTTAFVANVVVRDDETGFGPILRSTRVRKFDYLYGRFTGAFLAAAISFLVVPLAIWIGSFMPWIDPERLGANELHAYLFSYFALALPSILLTSALFFALATITRSMMWTYVGVIAFMVLWIVANIALDRPEYEKIAAYGEPLGTSAYGLVTKYWTASERNSLTPPLVGALLFNRAFVLILSAGFLALAYGLFRFQSADLSGQRKVKTGKAKAREEAAPAALTGPLPQPVFDRKTAWAQLVVRTRLDMGQVFKSPAYFVLLALGLANAMGALWFATEAGRYGGVVYPVTRVLLQPLLGSFGLIPMIIAIYYSGELVWREREKKTHEIIDATPVPDWAFVAPKTLAISLVLVSTLLVSVLAAILSQAFHGYFNFELDKYLLWYVLPQAVDWILLAVLAVFLQAISPHKFIGWGLMVIYIVTTLTFVNLGFEHKLYNYGSVTDTPFSDMNGLGKFWIGAWWLRAYWTACALLLLVLAYGLWRRGTESRLLPRLRRLPSRLNGGAGVLAGVSLVAFVALGGFIYLNTNVWNVYRTKIDNEKWQADYEKTLLPFENTPQPKIVSMTLDVDLKPHAPSVETKGSYVIENRTGAALKEIHVRFDRDLKVKGLSIEGARPKKTFEKFNYRIFAFDTPMAPGEQRKMSFITDRGQLGFPNSDQEHRVVDNGTFINNMEIAPILGMSRDGLLQDRAKRRKYGLPPERRMAKLGDAPSRQFNGLRKDADFVTSDITVTTDADQTPIAPGYKVSETVKGDRRVARFVTEAPIMPFVSIQSARYQVAKESYKGVELAVYYDAQHTWNIDRMKTSMKRSLDYMNANFSPYQFRQLRFQEFPDYEQFAQSFANTIPWSEGMFFISDYRDPTKIDMVTYVGAHEIGHQWWAHQVIGADQQGGAMLSETFAQYSALMVMKHTYGEDQIRKFLKFELDSYLRARGGDVIDEQPLYKVESQPYVYYRKGSLVMYRLQSELGEETVNRALRKLIAQYAFKGAPYPITTDFLTLLRAEAPADKQALITDLFEKITLYDLKTKSASVKKRADGRFDVTVTVDAQKKYADGKGKETSAPLNEAMEIGLFTAKPGDKGFDAKHVVAYERRSVRSGVQTFTFTVAKAPTFAGIDPYNTVIDRNGDDNTAKVGQ from the coding sequence ATGTTTCGCAAGATCGCGGGCTTCGAGCTCCGCTACCAGCTGAAGTCGCCCGTCTTCTGGGTGGTGGCGACCATCTTCTTCCTGCTGACCTTCGGGGCGGCGACGATCGACCAGATCCGCATCGGCGGCGGCGGCAACATCCACAAGAACGCCCCGTTCGCGATCGCCCAGACCCATCTGATCCTGTCGATCTTCTACATGTTCGTGACCACGGCCTTCGTGGCCAATGTGGTGGTGCGCGACGACGAGACGGGCTTCGGGCCGATCCTGCGCTCCACCCGGGTGCGCAAGTTCGACTATCTGTACGGCCGCTTCACCGGGGCCTTCCTGGCGGCGGCGATCTCGTTCCTGGTCGTGCCGCTGGCGATCTGGATCGGCTCCTTCATGCCGTGGATCGATCCCGAGCGCCTCGGGGCCAATGAGCTCCACGCCTATCTCTTCTCGTACTTCGCCCTGGCCCTGCCCTCGATCCTGCTGACCTCGGCGCTGTTCTTCGCCCTGGCCACTATCACCCGCTCGATGATGTGGACCTATGTCGGCGTCATCGCCTTCATGGTGTTGTGGATCGTCGCCAACATCGCGCTGGACCGGCCCGAATACGAGAAGATCGCCGCCTACGGGGAGCCGCTGGGCACCTCGGCCTACGGCCTGGTCACCAAGTACTGGACCGCCAGCGAGCGCAACAGCCTGACCCCGCCGCTGGTCGGCGCCCTGCTGTTCAACCGGGCCTTCGTGCTGATCCTGTCGGCCGGCTTCCTGGCCCTTGCCTACGGCCTGTTCCGCTTCCAGTCCGCCGACCTCTCGGGGCAGCGCAAGGTCAAGACCGGCAAGGCCAAGGCGCGGGAAGAGGCCGCCCCCGCCGCCCTGACCGGTCCGCTGCCCCAGCCGGTGTTCGACCGCAAGACCGCCTGGGCCCAGCTGGTCGTCCGCACCCGCCTCGACATGGGCCAGGTGTTCAAGAGTCCGGCCTATTTCGTGCTGCTGGCCCTGGGCCTGGCCAACGCCATGGGCGCGCTGTGGTTCGCCACCGAGGCCGGGCGCTACGGCGGCGTGGTCTATCCGGTCACCCGCGTGCTGCTGCAGCCGCTGCTGGGCTCGTTCGGCCTGATCCCGATGATCATCGCCATCTACTATTCGGGCGAGTTGGTCTGGCGCGAGCGCGAGAAGAAGACCCACGAGATCATCGACGCCACCCCCGTGCCCGACTGGGCCTTCGTGGCGCCCAAGACCCTGGCCATCAGCCTGGTTCTGGTCTCGACCCTGCTGGTCAGCGTGCTCGCCGCGATCCTGAGCCAGGCCTTCCACGGCTACTTCAACTTCGAGCTCGACAAGTACCTGCTCTGGTACGTGCTGCCCCAGGCCGTCGACTGGATCCTGCTGGCGGTGCTGGCGGTGTTCCTGCAGGCGATCAGCCCGCACAAGTTCATCGGCTGGGGCCTGATGGTGATCTACATCGTCACCACCCTGACCTTCGTGAACCTGGGCTTCGAGCACAAGCTCTACAACTACGGCTCGGTCACCGACACGCCATTCTCGGATATGAACGGCCTGGGCAAGTTCTGGATCGGCGCCTGGTGGCTGCGCGCCTACTGGACGGCCTGCGCCCTGCTGCTGCTGGTGCTGGCCTACGGCCTGTGGCGGCGCGGGACCGAGAGCCGCCTGCTGCCGCGCCTGCGTCGCCTGCCCTCGCGCCTGAACGGCGGGGCCGGAGTCCTGGCCGGCGTGTCCCTGGTCGCCTTCGTGGCCCTGGGCGGCTTCATCTACCTGAACACCAATGTCTGGAACGTCTACCGGACCAAGATCGACAACGAGAAGTGGCAGGCCGATTACGAGAAGACCCTGCTGCCGTTCGAGAACACGCCCCAGCCCAAGATCGTGTCCATGACCCTGGACGTCGATCTCAAGCCCCACGCCCCGAGCGTCGAGACCAAGGGCTCGTACGTCATCGAGAACCGCACCGGCGCGGCGCTGAAGGAGATCCACGTCCGCTTCGACCGCGACCTCAAGGTCAAGGGCCTGTCGATCGAGGGCGCGCGCCCGAAGAAGACCTTCGAGAAGTTCAACTACCGCATCTTCGCCTTCGACACGCCGATGGCGCCGGGCGAGCAGCGCAAGATGAGCTTCATCACCGACCGCGGCCAGCTGGGCTTCCCCAACAGCGACCAGGAGCATCGGGTCGTCGACAACGGGACCTTCATCAACAACATGGAGATCGCGCCGATCCTGGGCATGTCGCGCGACGGCCTGCTGCAGGACCGCGCCAAGCGCCGCAAGTACGGCCTGCCGCCCGAGCGCCGCATGGCCAAGCTGGGCGACGCGCCGTCTCGCCAGTTCAACGGCCTGCGCAAGGACGCCGACTTCGTCACCTCGGACATCACCGTCACCACCGACGCCGACCAGACGCCGATCGCGCCGGGCTACAAGGTTTCGGAGACGGTGAAGGGCGATCGCCGCGTCGCCCGCTTCGTCACCGAGGCGCCGATCATGCCGTTCGTCTCGATCCAGTCGGCCCGCTACCAGGTCGCCAAGGAGAGCTACAAGGGCGTGGAGCTGGCGGTCTATTACGACGCCCAGCACACCTGGAACATCGACCGCATGAAGACGTCGATGAAGCGGTCGCTGGACTACATGAACGCCAATTTCAGCCCCTACCAGTTCCGCCAGCTGCGGTTCCAGGAGTTCCCCGACTACGAGCAGTTCGCCCAGTCGTTCGCCAACACCATCCCGTGGTCTGAAGGGATGTTCTTCATCTCCGACTACCGCGACCCGACCAAGATCGACATGGTCACCTATGTCGGCGCGCACGAGATCGGCCACCAGTGGTGGGCCCACCAGGTGATCGGCGCTGACCAGCAGGGCGGGGCGATGCTGTCGGAGACCTTCGCCCAGTACTCGGCCCTGATGGTGATGAAGCACACCTATGGCGAGGACCAGATCCGCAAGTTCCTGAAGTTCGAGCTGGACAGCTATCTGCGCGCGCGCGGCGGCGACGTCATCGACGAGCAGCCGCTCTACAAGGTCGAGAGCCAGCCCTACGTCTATTACCGCAAGGGCTCACTGGTCATGTACCGGCTGCAAAGCGAGCTGGGCGAGGAGACGGTCAACCGCGCCCTGCGCAAGCTGATCGCTCAGTACGCCTTCAAGGGCGCGCCCTATCCGATCACCACCGACTTCCTGACCCTGCTGCGCGCCGAGGCGCCGGCGGACAAGCAGGCCCTGATCACCGACCTGTTCGAGAAGATCACGCTCTACGACCTGAAGACCAAGAGCGCCTCGGTGAAGAAGCGGGCCGACGGCCGGTTCGACGTGACGGTCACGGTCGACGCCCAGAAGAAGTACGCCGACGGCAAGGGCAAGGAGACGTCCGCGCCGCTGAACGAGGCCATGGAGATCGGCCTGTTCACGGCCAAGCCCGGCGATAAGGGCTTCGACGCCAAGCACGTCGTCGCCTACGAGCGCCGTTCGGTCCGCTCGGGCGTGCAGACCTTCACCTTCACGGTGGCCAAGGCGCCGACCTTCGCGGGGATCGACCCGTACAACACGGTGATCGACCGCAACGGGGACGACAACACGGCCAAGGTCGGACAGTAG
- a CDS encoding DUF4142 domain-containing protein, translated as MTRHFMIAGAAVAALSLAACGQKTDETKGAATPAEQAATPDANPAATVPTPSDETKADVFVAKAAASDLFEIEAAKLAAKRSTNPSVKKFAAAMEKAHTATTADLKSAIAASGAAITPPTMLPADLQEDLDDLNKADAKDFDKKYADSQVDAHQAALNLLQRYAQDGDTPAIKAFAAATAPKVQEHLNMAEGLKKGFDTGEDVAKDNAKH; from the coding sequence ATGACCCGTCACTTTATGATCGCCGGCGCCGCCGTGGCGGCGCTGAGCCTCGCCGCGTGCGGCCAGAAGACCGATGAAACCAAGGGCGCCGCCACCCCGGCCGAGCAGGCCGCGACGCCGGACGCCAACCCCGCCGCCACCGTCCCAACCCCGTCGGACGAGACCAAGGCCGACGTGTTCGTCGCCAAGGCCGCCGCCAGCGACCTGTTCGAGATCGAAGCCGCCAAGCTGGCCGCCAAGCGCTCGACCAACCCGTCGGTCAAGAAGTTCGCCGCCGCCATGGAAAAGGCCCACACGGCCACCACCGCGGACCTGAAGTCGGCCATCGCCGCCTCGGGCGCCGCGATCACGCCGCCGACGATGCTGCCCGCCGACCTGCAGGAAGACCTGGACGACCTGAACAAGGCCGACGCCAAGGACTTCGACAAGAAGTACGCCGACAGCCAGGTCGACGCCCACCAGGCGGCCCTGAACCTGCTGCAGCGCTACGCCCAGGACGGCGACACCCCGGCCATCAAGGCCTTCGCCGCCGCCACGGCCCCGAAGGTTCAGGAGCACCTGAACATGGCCGAGGGCCTGAAGAAGGGCTTCGACACCGGCGAGGACGTCGCCAAGGACAACGCCAAGCACTAA
- a CDS encoding diacylglycerol/lipid kinase family protein yields the protein MKRIDIVANIASGSVGPDAPAIAERLLAEHGVSGVVHAPATGELTDCLRAVIDGAPDAVLVLAGDGTARAAAEMAGPDGPLIAPLPGGTMNMLPRALYGERDWQAAMKACLEGGEARMISGGEVGGRLFFVAAILGSPALWATAREAAREGRIDIALARARRAFRTAFSGRLRFTLDGRPKMKAEALTLMCPLVSTALDAEERALEAAALDPSSALDVFRLGFNAARGQWREDPSVAVGRCRVGKVWARGRIPAIFDGEPARLDPEASIRFRPKAFRALVPPPETEA from the coding sequence GTGAAGCGCATCGACATCGTCGCCAATATCGCCTCCGGATCGGTCGGCCCGGACGCGCCCGCCATCGCCGAGCGGCTGCTGGCCGAGCACGGCGTCTCGGGCGTCGTCCACGCGCCGGCGACCGGCGAGCTCACCGATTGCCTACGCGCGGTGATCGACGGCGCGCCGGACGCCGTTCTGGTGCTGGCCGGCGACGGCACGGCGCGGGCGGCGGCCGAGATGGCCGGCCCCGACGGTCCGCTGATCGCGCCCCTGCCGGGCGGGACCATGAACATGCTGCCCCGCGCCCTCTATGGCGAACGCGACTGGCAGGCGGCGATGAAGGCGTGCCTGGAGGGCGGCGAGGCCCGGATGATCTCGGGCGGCGAGGTCGGCGGACGCCTGTTCTTCGTCGCCGCCATCCTGGGCAGCCCGGCCCTGTGGGCCACGGCCCGCGAGGCCGCGCGCGAGGGCCGGATCGACATCGCTCTGGCTCGAGCCCGGCGGGCCTTCCGCACCGCCTTCTCCGGGCGCCTGCGCTTCACCCTGGACGGCCGCCCCAAGATGAAGGCCGAGGCCCTGACCCTGATGTGCCCGCTGGTCTCGACCGCCCTGGACGCCGAGGAACGGGCCCTGGAGGCGGCGGCCCTGGACCCGTCCAGCGCCCTGGACGTCTTCCGCCTGGGCTTCAACGCCGCGCGGGGCCAGTGGCGCGAGGATCCGTCGGTGGCGGTCGGCCGCTGCCGGGTCGGCAAGGTCTGGGCGCGGGGCCGCATCCCGGCGATCTTCGACGGCGAGCCCGCGCGCCTGGATCCGGAGGCGTCGATCCGTTTCCGGCCCAAGGCGTTCCGCGCCCTGGTCCCGCCGCCCGAAACCGAGGCGTGA
- a CDS encoding metallophosphoesterase family protein: protein MKLVQVSDIHFGGENQDAVEAAAAWIVEAAPDLVVAAGDLTLDGKVPEFDAAAAWLKRLPDPMIVVPGNHDTPFVGLGELWARFTRGWGRFKDRFGDEDGAAWRAPGITVASLNSARVAQVRWNWSKGAVSRGQIRRVVRELEAAPADDLKVVVCHHPLMEILGGPMTARVRGGVDAANRFVQAGADVILSGHIHLPFVTAIPFGDGKTQAVGSGTLSHRERGAAPGFNVIEIEPGCVRVAAMAYERGKFDVWRTWAFDRRG, encoded by the coding sequence GTGAAGCTGGTTCAGGTCTCGGACATCCATTTCGGGGGCGAGAACCAGGACGCGGTCGAGGCGGCCGCGGCCTGGATCGTCGAAGCCGCGCCGGATCTGGTCGTCGCCGCCGGCGACCTGACCCTGGACGGCAAGGTCCCCGAGTTCGACGCCGCGGCGGCCTGGCTGAAGCGCCTGCCCGATCCGATGATCGTCGTTCCCGGTAACCACGACACGCCCTTCGTCGGCCTCGGCGAGCTTTGGGCGCGGTTCACGCGCGGCTGGGGCCGGTTCAAGGACCGATTCGGCGACGAGGACGGCGCGGCTTGGCGCGCGCCAGGGATCACCGTGGCCTCGCTGAACAGCGCGCGCGTCGCCCAGGTCCGCTGGAACTGGTCGAAGGGCGCGGTGTCGCGCGGCCAGATCCGCCGCGTGGTCCGCGAGCTGGAGGCCGCCCCGGCCGACGACCTGAAGGTGGTGGTCTGCCACCATCCGCTGATGGAGATCCTGGGCGGGCCGATGACCGCCAGGGTGCGCGGCGGGGTCGACGCGGCCAACCGCTTCGTCCAGGCGGGGGCGGACGTCATCCTGTCGGGCCACATTCACCTGCCGTTCGTCACCGCCATCCCGTTCGGCGACGGCAAGACCCAGGCGGTCGGTTCAGGCACCCTGTCGCATCGCGAGCGCGGCGCGGCGCCGGGCTTCAACGTCATCGAGATCGAGCCCGGCTGCGTGCGGGTGGCGGCCATGGCCTACGAGCGCGGCAAGTTCGACGTCTGGCGCACCTGGGCCTTCGATCGGAGAGGCTGA
- a CDS encoding YMGG-like glycine zipper-containing protein has product MKTTMIALMGVGVLAAACTSTGNVERNAAGGAALGALAGAVIGNNVGGGSASTGAAVGAALGGTVGAVKGCREDGGCGATNVNRRQYYDERAGRYYYYDSRSGRYYWEDGSTRY; this is encoded by the coding sequence ATGAAGACGACCATGATCGCCCTGATGGGCGTGGGTGTGCTCGCCGCGGCGTGCACCTCGACCGGCAATGTGGAACGCAACGCCGCCGGCGGCGCCGCCTTGGGCGCGCTGGCGGGCGCCGTGATCGGCAACAATGTGGGCGGCGGCAGCGCCAGCACCGGCGCGGCGGTCGGCGCGGCCCTCGGCGGCACCGTCGGCGCCGTGAAGGGCTGCCGCGAGGACGGCGGCTGCGGCGCGACCAACGTCAATCGCCGCCAGTACTATGACGAGCGCGCGGGCCGCTATTACTACTACGACTCCCGCAGCGGTCGTTACTATTGGGAAGACGGCAGCACCCGCTACTAG
- a CDS encoding HWE histidine kinase domain-containing protein → MEDAPIVSDDRQETARLNALRALDILNGAPNEPQFLRFARLAAKLFDAPKAALVLVDTDRIWRKAYLGYPGPEAPREGDLAARVVAANAPIGLAVPIRDAQGHALGALVVEGPGLGGPASDEDVQALEDLADLAAMSLAAKPCAARNLESERLDLAISAASLGEFEWDVKRDVFKISPRLSKISDIPAGEIPGEDGQALYRYLHPDDQAWLKESVDQQLAETDRYEAEYRRPNGPDGREIWNHGSGVIVRDADGEPAYLIGVVQDITERRAEEEQRENLVAELDHRIKNLLAVVQSVAAQSARKSASLDVFLKTFAGRLKSMSSAHDLLSAARWRGATLARIAAAELGGLAPTQTRWDGPELFLTPRAAAALSLALHELAVNAMRYGSLSSENGKVEVVWRRTPEGGFALEWLETGGPPATPPKTKGFGATLIEDVAGRELGGSARINYRPSGVTAMIQGAAEALADAPPIEVESAAPERIVETVVAADENVRPGAIAGLKVLIVEDSLLLALELEAGLEDAGVEVVGCAAELSEALSMVELDFDVAVLDADLNGQSVAPVAEILRTIGRPFVFATGYADKAAPMGFDAPIVRKPYNVHQIARAVAGVTGRA, encoded by the coding sequence ATGGAGGACGCCCCCATCGTCAGCGACGATCGCCAGGAAACCGCCCGTCTCAACGCCTTGCGGGCCTTGGACATCCTGAACGGCGCCCCGAACGAGCCGCAATTCCTGCGCTTCGCCCGCCTCGCGGCCAAGCTGTTCGACGCGCCCAAGGCGGCGCTGGTCCTGGTCGACACGGACCGGATCTGGCGCAAGGCCTATCTCGGCTATCCGGGGCCCGAGGCCCCTCGCGAAGGCGACCTGGCCGCCCGGGTGGTCGCCGCCAACGCGCCCATCGGCCTGGCGGTCCCGATCCGCGACGCCCAGGGCCACGCGCTGGGCGCGCTGGTCGTCGAGGGCCCCGGCCTCGGCGGGCCGGCCTCCGACGAGGACGTGCAGGCGCTGGAAGACCTGGCCGATCTGGCCGCCATGAGCCTGGCGGCCAAGCCCTGCGCGGCGCGCAATCTGGAAAGCGAGCGCCTGGACCTGGCCATCTCGGCCGCCAGCCTTGGCGAGTTCGAATGGGACGTCAAACGCGACGTCTTCAAGATCAGCCCGCGCCTGTCCAAGATTTCAGACATTCCGGCGGGCGAGATTCCCGGCGAGGACGGCCAGGCCCTGTACCGCTACCTGCATCCCGACGACCAGGCCTGGCTGAAGGAGTCGGTCGACCAGCAGCTGGCGGAAACCGACCGCTACGAGGCCGAGTACCGTCGCCCCAACGGTCCCGACGGCCGCGAGATCTGGAACCACGGCTCGGGCGTGATCGTGCGCGACGCGGACGGCGAGCCGGCCTATCTGATCGGCGTCGTCCAGGACATCACCGAACGCCGCGCCGAGGAGGAGCAGCGCGAGAACCTGGTCGCCGAGCTGGACCACCGCATCAAGAACCTGCTGGCCGTGGTCCAGTCGGTGGCGGCCCAGTCGGCGCGCAAATCGGCCTCGCTGGACGTGTTCCTGAAGACCTTCGCCGGCCGGCTGAAGTCGATGAGTTCGGCCCACGACCTGCTGAGCGCCGCACGCTGGCGGGGCGCGACCCTGGCGCGGATCGCCGCCGCCGAACTGGGCGGGCTGGCCCCCACCCAGACCCGCTGGGACGGACCGGAGCTGTTCCTGACGCCGCGCGCGGCGGCGGCCCTGTCGCTGGCCCTGCACGAACTGGCCGTCAACGCCATGCGCTACGGCTCGCTCTCCAGCGAGAACGGCAAGGTCGAGGTGGTCTGGCGGCGCACGCCCGAGGGCGGCTTCGCCCTCGAGTGGCTGGAGACCGGCGGACCGCCGGCGACCCCGCCCAAGACCAAGGGCTTCGGCGCCACCCTGATCGAGGACGTCGCCGGCCGCGAGCTGGGCGGCTCGGCCCGGATCAACTACAGGCCCAGCGGCGTCACCGCCATGATCCAGGGCGCGGCCGAGGCCCTGGCCGACGCGCCGCCGATCGAGGTGGAAAGCGCCGCCCCCGAACGCATCGTCGAGACCGTCGTCGCCGCCGACGAGAACGTCCGCCCCGGCGCGATCGCGGGCCTGAAGGTGCTGATCGTCGAGGACTCCCTGCTGCTGGCCCTGGAGCTGGAGGCGGGCCTGGAGGACGCCGGCGTCGAGGTGGTCGGCTGCGCCGCCGAGCTCAGCGAGGCCCTGTCGATGGTCGAGCTGGACTTCGACGTGGCGGTGCTGGACGCCGACCTCAACGGCCAGTCGGTGGCCCCGGTCGCCGAGATTTTGCGCACCATCGGCCGCCCGTTCGTGTTCGCCACCGGCTACGCCGACAAGGCCGCCCCGATGGGCTTCGACGCGCCGATCGTGCGCAAGCCCTACAACGTCCACCAGATCGCGCGGGCGGTGGCGGGGGTGACGGGCAGGGCCTAG
- a CDS encoding CaiB/BaiF CoA transferase family protein, with protein MAANGAQGPLSGLRVIEMGSLIAGPFCGQVLGDFGAEVIKLEDPKVGDPMRQWGRSKPKGLSPWWPVIGRNKKSVTVDLRTEEGRDIARALIAKADVVVENFRPGTLEKWGMGYEDLARTNPGLVMARVSGFGQTGPYSKRAGYALVGEAMGGLRHITGEPDRNPARAGISIGDSLSGLNAALGVMMALHARQRTGKGQVVDAAIYESVLTVMENLITEYDLTGYVRERSGAVLPGIAPSNVYPTKSGELVLIGANQDTLFKRLCDLMGRPDLAEDVRYRDHAARGVHQHELDARIAAWTADQDIDDLLPKLEAAGLATGRIYRAPDMLKDPQFVARESIVTVAHPVFGEIKMQNAFPKLTDTPGGVRWPGPTLGEHTDAVLTQVAGMSAEAVAKLREKGVVG; from the coding sequence ATGGCCGCCAATGGAGCCCAAGGCCCGCTCTCGGGACTGCGCGTGATCGAGATGGGCTCGCTGATCGCCGGACCCTTCTGCGGCCAGGTGCTGGGCGACTTCGGGGCCGAGGTCATCAAGCTGGAGGATCCCAAGGTTGGTGACCCCATGCGCCAATGGGGGCGCTCCAAGCCCAAGGGCCTGTCGCCCTGGTGGCCCGTGATCGGCCGCAACAAGAAGTCCGTCACGGTCGACCTGCGCACCGAGGAAGGCCGCGACATCGCCCGCGCCCTGATCGCCAAGGCCGACGTGGTGGTCGAGAACTTTCGCCCCGGCACGCTCGAGAAGTGGGGCATGGGTTACGAGGACCTGGCAAGGACCAACCCCGGCCTGGTCATGGCGCGGGTGTCCGGGTTCGGACAGACGGGTCCCTATTCGAAGCGCGCCGGCTACGCCCTGGTCGGCGAAGCCATGGGCGGCCTGCGCCACATCACGGGCGAGCCCGACCGCAACCCGGCTCGGGCCGGGATCTCGATCGGCGACAGCCTGTCGGGCCTGAACGCGGCCCTGGGCGTGATGATGGCCCTGCACGCCCGCCAGCGCACGGGCAAGGGCCAGGTGGTCGACGCGGCCATCTACGAGAGCGTGCTGACGGTGATGGAGAACCTGATCACCGAGTACGACCTGACCGGCTATGTCCGCGAGCGCTCGGGGGCGGTCTTGCCCGGCATCGCGCCGTCGAACGTCTATCCGACCAAGAGCGGCGAGCTGGTGCTGATCGGCGCCAACCAGGACACCCTGTTCAAGCGGCTGTGCGACCTGATGGGACGGCCCGACCTGGCCGAGGACGTCCGCTATCGCGACCACGCCGCGCGCGGCGTCCACCAGCACGAGCTGGACGCCCGCATCGCCGCCTGGACCGCCGACCAGGACATCGACGACCTGCTGCCGAAGCTCGAGGCCGCGGGCCTGGCCACCGGCCGCATCTACCGCGCGCCCGACATGCTGAAGGACCCGCAGTTCGTCGCGCGGGAGTCGATCGTGACCGTGGCCCATCCGGTGTTCGGCGAGATCAAGATGCAGAACGCCTTCCCGAAACTGACCGACACGCCCGGCGGCGTGCGCTGGCCGGGGCCGACCCTGGGCGAGCACACGGACGCGGTGCTGACGCAGGTGGCGGGGATGAGCGCGGAGGCGGTGGCTAAGCTGCGCGAGAAGGGCGTGGTGGGCTGA